From a region of the Takifugu flavidus isolate HTHZ2018 chromosome 20, ASM371156v2, whole genome shotgun sequence genome:
- the pax8 gene encoding paired box protein Pax-8 isoform X3 yields the protein MFVNGRPLPEVIRQRIVDMAHQGVRPCDISRQLRVSHGCVSKILGRYYETGSIKPGVIGGSKPKVATPKVVDKIAEYKRQNPTMFAWEIRDRLLAEGVCDSDMVPSVSSINRIIRTKVQQPFNLPLDGKGLSPGQTLIPSSAVTPPESPQSDSLGSTYSISGLLGIPQPTSESKRSHDDSDQESCRHSVDSQGSGGVPRKQMRLDHFAAAAQQLDCGFDRHHYPPDSFGSASSSKTEQTLYPLSLINGSLEDAKTSLSTASSAIGRNLSAHQGYAMVTEPLQPLPLCLKQETSPEVTSTSPSPNMAPNLAFVELQKPVSVSGNSCGSSSNHFPNHYNSFSHHAPVYGQFSSQPIVSGRDMVSSTLPGYPPHIPSPAQTGYTSSAITGMVAAGADYSGQTYSHSPYTSYSEAWRFNSSILSSPYYYSTASRTAPPSAAAYDHL from the exons ATGTTTGTTAATGGACGCCCGCTTCCGGAGGTGATCCGGCAACGCATCGTGGACATGGCTCACCAGGGCGTCCGGCCCTGCGACATCTCCCGGCAGCTCCGGGTCAGCCACGGCTGCGTCAGCAAGATCCTGGGACG GTACTACGAGACGGGCAGCATCAAACCCGGCGTCATCGGCGGCTCCAAACCCAAGGTGGCCACCCCGAAAGTGGTGGACAAGATCGCTGAGTACAAGAGGCAGAATCCCACCATGTTCGCCTGGGAGATCAGAGACAGGCTGCTGGCCGAGGGGGTGTGTGACAGCGACATGGTGCCCAGCGTGAGCTCCATTAACAG AATAATTCGAACTAAAGTCCAGCAGCCGTTCAACCTGCCATTGGACGGAAAAGGCCTGAGTCCCGGACAAACCCTGA TTCCCAGCTCAGCGGTCACCCCTCCCGAGTCCCCTCAGTCAGACTCTCTGGGCTCCACCTACTCCATCAGCGGCCTGTTGGGAATCCCTCAGCCCACCAGCGAGAGCAAGCGGAGCCACGACGACA GTGATCAGGAGAGCTGTCGGCACAGCGTGGACTCTCAGGGCAGCGGGGGCGTCCCCAGGAAGCAGATGAGGCTGGACCACTTCGCCGCAGCGGCGCAGCAGCTGGACTGCGGCTTCGATCGCCACCACTATCCCCCGGACTCATTCGGCTCCGCCTCCAGCAGTAAGACGGAGCAG ACTTTGTACCCGCTGTCCCTCATCAATGGGAGTCTAGAGGACGCCAAGACCAGCCTTTCAACTGCCAGCTCCGCCATTGGACGCAATCTGTCGGCACACCAGGGCTACGCCATGGTGACTG AGCCCCTGCAGCCCCTGCCGCTCTGTCTGAAACAGGAAACGTCCCCAGAGGTGACCAGCACCAGCCCCTCCCCAAATATGGCACCTAACCTTGCATTCGTGGAGCTGCAGAAGCCTGTTTCTGTTAGCGGCAACAGCTGCGGAAGCAGCTCCAACCACTTCCCCAACCATTACAACTCAttctcccatcatgcacctgtgTACGGACAGTTCAGCAGCCAGCCTATCGTGTCAG GGCGGGACATGGTGAGCTCCACCCTGCCGGGCTACCCACCTCACATCCCCTCCCCTGCACAGACGGGATACACCTCCTCTGCCATCACAGGCATGGTGGCAG CAGGCGCAGACTACTCGGGTCAGACCTACAGCCACTCGCCCTACACCTCCTACAGCGAGGCCTGGAGGTTCAACTCCAGCATTCTGA GTTCACCTTATTACTACAGCACGGCCTCTCGCACAGCTCCACCGTCTGCAGCCGCCTACGACCACCTCTAG
- the pax8 gene encoding paired box protein Pax-8 isoform X1 yields MSSHTGRGHGGLNQLGGMFVNGRPLPEVIRQRIVDMAHQGVRPCDISRQLRVSHGCVSKILGRYYETGSIKPGVIGGSKPKVATPKVVDKIAEYKRQNPTMFAWEIRDRLLAEGVCDSDMVPSVSSINRIIRTKVQQPFNLPLDGKGLSPGQTLIPSSAVTPPESPQSDSLGSTYSISGLLGIPQPTSESKRSHDDSDQESCRHSVDSQGSGGVPRKQMRLDHFAAAAQQLDCGFDRHHYPPDSFGSASSSKTEQTLYPLSLINGSLEDAKTSLSTASSAIGRNLSAHQGYAMVTEPLQPLPLCLKQETSPEVTSTSPSPNMAPNLAFVELQKPVSVSGNSCGSSSNHFPNHYNSFSHHAPVYGQFSSQPIVSGRDMVSSTLPGYPPHIPSPAQTGYTSSAITGMVAAGADYSGQTYSHSPYTSYSEAWRFNSSILSSPYYYSTASRTAPPSAAAYDHL; encoded by the exons ATGTCCAGCCACACTGGAAGAG gTCATGGGGGTCTTAACCAACTAGGTGGAATGTTTGTTAATGGACGCCCGCTTCCGGAGGTGATCCGGCAACGCATCGTGGACATGGCTCACCAGGGCGTCCGGCCCTGCGACATCTCCCGGCAGCTCCGGGTCAGCCACGGCTGCGTCAGCAAGATCCTGGGACG GTACTACGAGACGGGCAGCATCAAACCCGGCGTCATCGGCGGCTCCAAACCCAAGGTGGCCACCCCGAAAGTGGTGGACAAGATCGCTGAGTACAAGAGGCAGAATCCCACCATGTTCGCCTGGGAGATCAGAGACAGGCTGCTGGCCGAGGGGGTGTGTGACAGCGACATGGTGCCCAGCGTGAGCTCCATTAACAG AATAATTCGAACTAAAGTCCAGCAGCCGTTCAACCTGCCATTGGACGGAAAAGGCCTGAGTCCCGGACAAACCCTGA TTCCCAGCTCAGCGGTCACCCCTCCCGAGTCCCCTCAGTCAGACTCTCTGGGCTCCACCTACTCCATCAGCGGCCTGTTGGGAATCCCTCAGCCCACCAGCGAGAGCAAGCGGAGCCACGACGACA GTGATCAGGAGAGCTGTCGGCACAGCGTGGACTCTCAGGGCAGCGGGGGCGTCCCCAGGAAGCAGATGAGGCTGGACCACTTCGCCGCAGCGGCGCAGCAGCTGGACTGCGGCTTCGATCGCCACCACTATCCCCCGGACTCATTCGGCTCCGCCTCCAGCAGTAAGACGGAGCAG ACTTTGTACCCGCTGTCCCTCATCAATGGGAGTCTAGAGGACGCCAAGACCAGCCTTTCAACTGCCAGCTCCGCCATTGGACGCAATCTGTCGGCACACCAGGGCTACGCCATGGTGACTG AGCCCCTGCAGCCCCTGCCGCTCTGTCTGAAACAGGAAACGTCCCCAGAGGTGACCAGCACCAGCCCCTCCCCAAATATGGCACCTAACCTTGCATTCGTGGAGCTGCAGAAGCCTGTTTCTGTTAGCGGCAACAGCTGCGGAAGCAGCTCCAACCACTTCCCCAACCATTACAACTCAttctcccatcatgcacctgtgTACGGACAGTTCAGCAGCCAGCCTATCGTGTCAG GGCGGGACATGGTGAGCTCCACCCTGCCGGGCTACCCACCTCACATCCCCTCCCCTGCACAGACGGGATACACCTCCTCTGCCATCACAGGCATGGTGGCAG CAGGCGCAGACTACTCGGGTCAGACCTACAGCCACTCGCCCTACACCTCCTACAGCGAGGCCTGGAGGTTCAACTCCAGCATTCTGA GTTCACCTTATTACTACAGCACGGCCTCTCGCACAGCTCCACCGTCTGCAGCCGCCTACGACCACCTCTAG
- the pax8 gene encoding paired box protein Pax-8 isoform X2, translating into MSSHTGRGGMFVNGRPLPEVIRQRIVDMAHQGVRPCDISRQLRVSHGCVSKILGRYYETGSIKPGVIGGSKPKVATPKVVDKIAEYKRQNPTMFAWEIRDRLLAEGVCDSDMVPSVSSINRIIRTKVQQPFNLPLDGKGLSPGQTLIPSSAVTPPESPQSDSLGSTYSISGLLGIPQPTSESKRSHDDSDQESCRHSVDSQGSGGVPRKQMRLDHFAAAAQQLDCGFDRHHYPPDSFGSASSSKTEQTLYPLSLINGSLEDAKTSLSTASSAIGRNLSAHQGYAMVTEPLQPLPLCLKQETSPEVTSTSPSPNMAPNLAFVELQKPVSVSGNSCGSSSNHFPNHYNSFSHHAPVYGQFSSQPIVSGRDMVSSTLPGYPPHIPSPAQTGYTSSAITGMVAAGADYSGQTYSHSPYTSYSEAWRFNSSILSSPYYYSTASRTAPPSAAAYDHL; encoded by the exons ATGTCCAGCCACACTGGAAGAG GTGGAATGTTTGTTAATGGACGCCCGCTTCCGGAGGTGATCCGGCAACGCATCGTGGACATGGCTCACCAGGGCGTCCGGCCCTGCGACATCTCCCGGCAGCTCCGGGTCAGCCACGGCTGCGTCAGCAAGATCCTGGGACG GTACTACGAGACGGGCAGCATCAAACCCGGCGTCATCGGCGGCTCCAAACCCAAGGTGGCCACCCCGAAAGTGGTGGACAAGATCGCTGAGTACAAGAGGCAGAATCCCACCATGTTCGCCTGGGAGATCAGAGACAGGCTGCTGGCCGAGGGGGTGTGTGACAGCGACATGGTGCCCAGCGTGAGCTCCATTAACAG AATAATTCGAACTAAAGTCCAGCAGCCGTTCAACCTGCCATTGGACGGAAAAGGCCTGAGTCCCGGACAAACCCTGA TTCCCAGCTCAGCGGTCACCCCTCCCGAGTCCCCTCAGTCAGACTCTCTGGGCTCCACCTACTCCATCAGCGGCCTGTTGGGAATCCCTCAGCCCACCAGCGAGAGCAAGCGGAGCCACGACGACA GTGATCAGGAGAGCTGTCGGCACAGCGTGGACTCTCAGGGCAGCGGGGGCGTCCCCAGGAAGCAGATGAGGCTGGACCACTTCGCCGCAGCGGCGCAGCAGCTGGACTGCGGCTTCGATCGCCACCACTATCCCCCGGACTCATTCGGCTCCGCCTCCAGCAGTAAGACGGAGCAG ACTTTGTACCCGCTGTCCCTCATCAATGGGAGTCTAGAGGACGCCAAGACCAGCCTTTCAACTGCCAGCTCCGCCATTGGACGCAATCTGTCGGCACACCAGGGCTACGCCATGGTGACTG AGCCCCTGCAGCCCCTGCCGCTCTGTCTGAAACAGGAAACGTCCCCAGAGGTGACCAGCACCAGCCCCTCCCCAAATATGGCACCTAACCTTGCATTCGTGGAGCTGCAGAAGCCTGTTTCTGTTAGCGGCAACAGCTGCGGAAGCAGCTCCAACCACTTCCCCAACCATTACAACTCAttctcccatcatgcacctgtgTACGGACAGTTCAGCAGCCAGCCTATCGTGTCAG GGCGGGACATGGTGAGCTCCACCCTGCCGGGCTACCCACCTCACATCCCCTCCCCTGCACAGACGGGATACACCTCCTCTGCCATCACAGGCATGGTGGCAG CAGGCGCAGACTACTCGGGTCAGACCTACAGCCACTCGCCCTACACCTCCTACAGCGAGGCCTGGAGGTTCAACTCCAGCATTCTGA GTTCACCTTATTACTACAGCACGGCCTCTCGCACAGCTCCACCGTCTGCAGCCGCCTACGACCACCTCTAG